Proteins found in one Calypte anna isolate BGI_N300 chromosome 10, bCalAnn1_v1.p, whole genome shotgun sequence genomic segment:
- the SPG21 gene encoding maspardin, whose product MGEIKVSPDYNWFRSTVPLKKIIVDDDDSKVWSLYDAGPRSIRCPLIFLPPVSGTADVFFQQILALTGWGYRVIALQYPVYWDHLEFCDGFRKLLDHLQLDKVHLFGASLGGFLAQKFAEYTHKSPRVQSLILCNSFSDTSIFNQTWTANSFWLMPAFMLKKIVLGNFASGPLDPEMADGIDFMVDRLESLGQSELASRLTLNCQNSYVEPHKIRDIPVTIMDVFDQSALSTEAKEEMYKLYPNARRAHLKTGGNFPYLCRSAEVNLYIQIHLLQFHGTRYAAIDPSMVSADELEVQKISLHTSKEQEEQ is encoded by the exons ATGGGAGAGATTAAAGTCTCTCCTGATTACAACTGGTTCAGAAGCACTGTTCCTCTTAAAAAG ataataGTAGATGATGATGACAGTAAAGTCTGGTCACTGTATGATGCAGGACCCAGGAGCATTCGGTGCCCACTCATATTTCTTCCTCCTGTAAGTGGGACTGCAGATGTGTTTTTCCAGCAAATTTTGGCCCTGACTGGATGGGGCTACAGAGTTATTGCT TTGCAGTATCCAGTGTATTGGGATCACCTTGAGTTCTGTGATGGATTCAGAAAACTCCTAGACCACCTTCAGCTGGATAAA GTTCACCTTTTTGGAGCTTCTCTGGGAGGTTTTCTGGCTCAAAAATTTGCTGAATACACACACAAATCTCCCAGAGTTCAGTCTCTGATCCTGTGTAATTCCTTCAGTGACACTTCTATCTTCAATCAGACATGGACAGCAAACAG CTTTTGGCTGATGCCTGCtttcatgctgaaaaaaattgtccTTGGGAATTTTGCATCGGGTCCTCTAGATCCTGAAATGGCGGATGGGATTGATTTCATGGTGGACAGG CTGGAGAGTCTGGGCCAAAGTGAGTTAGCTTCAAGACTTACCCTCAACTGCCAGAACTCCTACGTAGAACCTCATAAAATTCGAGACATCCCTGTAACCATTATGGAT GTGTTTGACCAAAGCGCGCTCTCGACCGAGGCGAAAGAGGAAATGTATAAGCTTTATCCTAACGCCAGAAGAGCTCATCTCAAAACAGGAGGCAACTTCCCCTATCTCTGCAGGAGTGCTGAGGTCAACCTATACATTCAA ATCCATTTGCTGCAGTTCCATGGCACTCGGTACGCGGCCATCGACCCTTCCATGGTCAGCGCCGATGAACTGGAAGTCCAGAAGATCAGTCTGCAcaccagcaaggagcaggaagaGCAGTAG